One window of the Rosa rugosa chromosome 3, drRosRugo1.1, whole genome shotgun sequence genome contains the following:
- the LOC133739356 gene encoding uncharacterized protein LOC133739356 isoform X2, giving the protein MDHQADAYRSCCISSLSTLSHEETSLILLSHIVLGCKFVCSAVNKAGLAKLFGLAGETNVQVGTPICIPQRDFIDIGRIASIENNHKPVDLARKGLKVAIKIVGTNSDEQQKMYGRHFEMEDELVSHISRRSIDVLKTSYRDELSIDEWKLVVKLKKLFEIP; this is encoded by the exons atggATCATCAAGCTGATGCCTACCGTTCGTGCTGCATAAGCAGTCTAAGTACCCTAAGTCACGAGGAGACTTCACTGATCCTGCTCAGTCATATTGTTCTTGGCTGCAAGTTTGTGTGCTCTGCTGTCAATAAG GCTGGTCTAGCTAAACTTTTTGGCCTTGCTGGAGAGACCAATGTTCAG GTAGGGACTCCAATTTGCATTCCTCAGAGAGATTTTATTGATATTGGACGCATTGCATCCATTGAGAATAACCACAAACCTGTAGATTTAGCGAGAAAGGGGCTGAAGGTGGCTATCAAG ATAGTCGGCACAAATTCTGATGAGCAGCAAAAGATGTATGGTAGGCATTTTGAAATGGAAGATGAGCTTGTCAGCCATATCTCCAGGAGGTCAATTGATGTACTTAAAACAAGCTACCGG GATGAACTGTCAATTGACGAGTGGAAGCTGGTTGTGAAATTGAAGAAACTTTTTGAGATACCATGA
- the LOC133739356 gene encoding uncharacterized protein LOC133739356 isoform X1, with amino-acid sequence MDHQADAYRSCCISSLSTLSHEETSLILLSHIVLGCKFVCSAVNKAGLAKLFGLAGETNVQVNGSEPFSLPISLTNIQVGTKEPLSADNPLHCVHREDLDRESSPWFLNLFLSNLQKVVGTPICIPQRDFIDIGRIASIENNHKPVDLARKGLKVAIKIVGTNSDEQQKMYGRHFEMEDELVSHISRRSIDVLKTSYRDELSIDEWKLVVKLKKLFEIP; translated from the exons atggATCATCAAGCTGATGCCTACCGTTCGTGCTGCATAAGCAGTCTAAGTACCCTAAGTCACGAGGAGACTTCACTGATCCTGCTCAGTCATATTGTTCTTGGCTGCAAGTTTGTGTGCTCTGCTGTCAATAAG GCTGGTCTAGCTAAACTTTTTGGCCTTGCTGGAGAGACCAATGTTCAGGTAAATGGGTCTGAACCATTTTCTCTGCCAATTTCCTTGACAAATATTCAAGTAGGGACAAAAGAGCCCCTTAGCGCTGATAACCCTCTCCATTGTGTCCACCGGGAAGACTTGGATCGAGAAAGCTCACCATGGTTCCTGAATTTATTCTTATCAAACCTACAGAAGGTG GTAGGGACTCCAATTTGCATTCCTCAGAGAGATTTTATTGATATTGGACGCATTGCATCCATTGAGAATAACCACAAACCTGTAGATTTAGCGAGAAAGGGGCTGAAGGTGGCTATCAAG ATAGTCGGCACAAATTCTGATGAGCAGCAAAAGATGTATGGTAGGCATTTTGAAATGGAAGATGAGCTTGTCAGCCATATCTCCAGGAGGTCAATTGATGTACTTAAAACAAGCTACCGG GATGAACTGTCAATTGACGAGTGGAAGCTGGTTGTGAAATTGAAGAAACTTTTTGAGATACCATGA
- the LOC133739356 gene encoding fructose-1,6-bisphosphatase, cytosolic-like isoform X3, which produces MDHQADAYRSCCISSLSTLSHEETSLILLSHIVLGCKFVCSAVNKAGLAKLFGLAGETNVQVNGSEPFSLPISLTNIQVGTKEPLSADNPLHCVHREDLDRESSPWFLNLFLSNLQKVQTIIKARSDRAKTMKKRWV; this is translated from the exons atggATCATCAAGCTGATGCCTACCGTTCGTGCTGCATAAGCAGTCTAAGTACCCTAAGTCACGAGGAGACTTCACTGATCCTGCTCAGTCATATTGTTCTTGGCTGCAAGTTTGTGTGCTCTGCTGTCAATAAG GCTGGTCTAGCTAAACTTTTTGGCCTTGCTGGAGAGACCAATGTTCAGGTAAATGGGTCTGAACCATTTTCTCTGCCAATTTCCTTGACAAATATTCAAGTAGGGACAAAAGAGCCCCTTAGCGCTGATAACCCTCTCCATTGTGTCCACCGGGAAGACTTGGATCGAGAAAGCTCACCATGGTTCCTGAATTTATTCTTATCAAACCTACAGAAGGTG CAAACAATCATCAAGGCAAGATCGGACAGGGCAAAGACTATGAAGAAGCGTTGGGTTTAA
- the LOC133739397 gene encoding probable copper-transporting ATPase HMA5, which yields MKNIVLREFYELVAAAEVNSEHPLAKAIVEYAKKFREDEENPAGPEAHDFASITGHGVKAIVQGREIIVGNKSLMVDQNIAVPLDAEDYLAEAEGLAQTGILVAIDGEVAGVLAISDPLKPGAQEVITILKSMNVRSIMVTGDNWGIANSIANEVGIDTVIAEAKPDHQKAEKVKELQATLWRWWEMASMTHQHLWRQM from the exons ATGAAAAATATAGTGCTTCGAGAATTCTATGAACTTGTTGCTGCAGCTGAG GTTAACAGTGAACACCCCTTGGCCAAGGCCATTGTTGAGTATGCCAAAAAATtcagagaagatgaagagaatcCAGCCGGGCCAGAAGCGCATGACTTTGCCTCCATTACTGGTCACGGGGTGAAGGCTATTGTTCAGGGCAGGGAAATAATTGTGGGGAACAAGAGCTTGATGGTGGACCAGAACATTGCAGTTCCACTCGATGCAGAAGACTACCTAGCAGAAGCTGAAGGGCTGGCTCAAACTGGGATTCTAGTAGCCATAGATGGAGAAGTGGCTGGAGTTCTAGCAATATCTGATCCACTGAAACCAGGTGCTCAAGAAGTAATTACCATACTCAAGTCAATGAATGTTAGAAGCATAATGGTGACAGGTGACAATTGGGGAATTGCAAATTCTATTGCCAATGAAGTTGGTATTGATACTGTTATAGCCGAAGCGAAACCTGATCACCAGAAAGCAGAGAAAGTGAAGGAATTGCAG GCTACACTGTGGCGATGGTGGGAGATGGCATCAATGACTCACCAGCACTTGTGGCGGCAGATGTAG